One segment of candidate division KSB1 bacterium DNA contains the following:
- a CDS encoding DUF72 domain-containing protein, translating into MKAQFLVGTSGWTYPEWQGVFYPEDWPKRRWFEYYAGKFAAVEVNATFYRTFKDQTYHKWREQAPAAFRYVLKVPRVVTHRKRLKEVEAEIKNFWRSASLLEDKLGLLLLQLAPGMTYDPERLKTALLTFGDAGKVAVEFRDHRWLTGEVKDVLKETGAIFCAVDSPKSRPVDWVTAEVAYIRLHGRQRWYNYDYSTGELREIAALAGRLVESGAGTVYIFFNNSVHGYAAQNALALQTMLR; encoded by the coding sequence ATGAAAGCCCAATTTCTGGTTGGCACTTCCGGCTGGACCTACCCGGAGTGGCAGGGAGTCTTCTATCCCGAAGACTGGCCGAAGCGACGCTGGTTCGAATATTATGCCGGGAAATTTGCCGCCGTGGAGGTGAATGCGACATTTTATCGAACCTTCAAGGATCAGACCTATCACAAGTGGCGGGAACAGGCGCCGGCAGCATTCCGCTATGTGCTGAAAGTGCCGCGCGTGGTTACGCATCGCAAACGCCTGAAAGAAGTCGAGGCGGAAATCAAAAATTTTTGGCGATCGGCCTCATTGCTCGAGGACAAACTGGGTTTGCTGCTGTTGCAGCTTGCCCCCGGCATGACGTATGACCCGGAGCGCCTCAAAACCGCACTTCTGACTTTCGGCGATGCGGGAAAAGTCGCCGTGGAATTTCGCGACCATCGCTGGCTGACCGGTGAAGTCAAAGACGTGCTCAAAGAGACGGGCGCGATTTTTTGCGCCGTCGATTCTCCGAAGAGCAGACCGGTGGACTGGGTGACCGCCGAAGTGGCTTATATCCGTTTGCATGGCCGCCAGCGCTGGTACAACTACGATTACTCAACCGGGGAACTGCGCGAGATTGCGGCGCTGGCGGGAAGATTGGTGGAAAGCGGCGCCGGCACGGTCTACATTTTTTTCAACAATTCTGTGCATGGCTATGCGGCGCAAAATGCGTTGGCCCTGCAGACGATGTTGCGGTGA
- a CDS encoding heme-copper oxidase subunit III — protein MNSLPVESSLAGGQATLAARSHHSPETSLNKAMLGLLIFLGTEAMFFAGLISTFLILRAAGGIWPPVDQPRLPVDVTAINSLFLLASALTMHRAVAAAREDRQKALVSWLGATGGLGLIFLALQGREWIQLIRHGLTLTSSNYGATFYTLIGCHGLHVFAAVVVLTVVFARARQRRYRPDHLQGLELCRVYWFFVVALWPVLYGLVYLG, from the coding sequence ATGAATTCCCTCCCGGTTGAATCTTCGCTGGCGGGCGGCCAGGCCACTCTCGCCGCCCGCTCCCATCATTCTCCCGAAACGTCCCTGAACAAGGCGATGCTCGGCCTGCTGATCTTTCTCGGCACCGAAGCGATGTTTTTTGCCGGATTGATCAGCACTTTTTTGATCCTGCGTGCCGCCGGCGGGATATGGCCACCGGTCGACCAGCCGCGCCTGCCGGTGGATGTCACTGCGATCAATTCCCTCTTTCTACTCGCCAGCGCCCTGACGATGCACCGGGCGGTGGCCGCGGCCCGCGAAGACCGGCAAAAAGCTCTGGTCTCGTGGTTGGGAGCAACCGGCGGCCTGGGGCTGATCTTCCTCGCCCTGCAGGGCAGGGAGTGGATTCAGTTGATTCGGCACGGCTTGACGCTGACGTCGAGCAACTACGGCGCGACTTTTTACACGCTCATCGGTTGTCATGGTCTGCACGTTTTCGCCGCCGTTGTCGTGCTGACGGTGGTCTTTGCGCGTGCCCGGCAGCGCCGCTATCGCCCGGATCATCTCCAGGGGCTGGAGCTTTGTCGGGTGTATTGGTTCTTTGTGGTGGCGCTCTGGCCGGTGTTGTATGGGTTGGTTTATTTGGGGTGA
- a CDS encoding cytochrome C oxidase subunit IV family protein: MANTPHNRPNYIAVWAWLVLLLGLSLAAVFLPFSQAVTVTLIFVIAAVKAFLVAVNFMHLKFEQRLVRLIAIVPLALFIIMTLTLLPDIAYHH; encoded by the coding sequence ATGGCTAACACGCCACATAACCGTCCCAATTATATTGCTGTCTGGGCCTGGCTGGTATTGCTGCTAGGGCTCAGTCTGGCGGCGGTATTTCTGCCTTTTTCACAGGCGGTCACCGTCACCCTCATCTTTGTCATTGCCGCCGTCAAGGCGTTTCTGGTGGCGGTCAACTTCATGCATCTGAAATTCGAGCAGCGGCTGGTGCGCCTGATTGCGATCGTACCGCTGGCTTTGTTCATCATCATGACGCTCACCTTGCTCCCGGATATTGCTTATCATCATTGA
- a CDS encoding cytochrome c oxidase subunit 3, producing MSTVVTAEIRAESPPAGVMAIGKMGIWWFLASEIMVFGGLIGSYVLYRLASAGAWSEMAHHVSTGIGATNTLVLLTSSLTMVLAHAAIEDEKRGRATLYLGLTVLGGLLFLGFKAIEYTTEISNGFTPLAGTFWSFYFTMTGLHGLHVLAGIIWIFALFLMAARGTLWPHTQQRVEYAGLYWHFVDIVWIFLFPLLYLSY from the coding sequence ATGAGCACTGTGGTCACCGCTGAAATCCGTGCCGAGTCACCGCCGGCGGGCGTGATGGCGATCGGCAAAATGGGAATTTGGTGGTTCCTCGCCTCCGAAATCATGGTCTTCGGCGGGCTGATCGGCAGCTACGTTCTCTATCGCCTGGCCAGTGCCGGCGCCTGGTCCGAGATGGCCCATCATGTCAGCACGGGTATCGGCGCGACCAACACCCTGGTGCTGCTCACCAGCAGCCTGACCATGGTGCTGGCGCATGCCGCCATTGAAGATGAAAAACGCGGCCGCGCGACACTTTATCTCGGCTTGACGGTGCTGGGCGGTCTGTTGTTTTTGGGATTCAAAGCCATCGAGTACACCACCGAGATCAGCAACGGCTTCACCCCGCTGGCCGGCACATTTTGGTCATTCTATTTCACGATGACCGGCCTGCACGGCCTGCACGTGCTGGCAGGAATCATCTGGATCTTTGCGCTTTTTTTGATGGCGGCGCGCGGCACCCTGTGGCCGCACACCCAGCAACGCGTCGAATATGCCGGCCTCTACTGGCACTTCGTCGATATCGTGTGGATCTTCCTGTTCCCGCTGTTGTATCTCTCTTACTGA
- a CDS encoding cbb3-type cytochrome c oxidase subunit I — MAVDPHTHAGPHLSFWRRYIFSTDHKVIGKQYLFLSLFMALVGGLLAYMMRWQLAWPETAIPGAGWIPEPTAFDGVIPPEFYNALVTMHGTIMVFFVAMPLLLGGLGNFLIPLMVGASDMAFPRLNMMSFWTFFTASMVLLASFFVPGGAAAAGWTGYPPLSADPTYTGVDWGITLWLLALALEFASFLMGGINFLTTAISMRAPGLSMMRLPLMVWMQMSAAVVFMLSVGPLIAGAVLLLLDRTAGTSFFVATRGGDPLLWQHLFWFFGHPEVYVILLPGLGAILEVLPVFSRKPVFGYRPIVYAAIAASVLSFIVWAHHMFVSGMNFKLVMPFSITTILISVPFTLIVLAMIATIWRGALRFTTPMLFALGTLGVFIVGGLTGIFLGSAPADIFLHDTAFVVAHFHYTLFSAVIFGGFAGIYYWFPKMFGRLMNELLGKIHFAFTFIGFNLVFGPMFLLGIGGQMRRIYNPMQYDFLKPQQPLNEFITIAAIILLLGQLPFIINFFWSMFRGNLAGRNPWQANTLEWAAPSPPPHGNFETPPRVYHSPYGYSQPGTSEDWLPQYQPLEKSTA; from the coding sequence ATGGCGGTTGATCCACACACCCACGCGGGCCCGCACCTGAGCTTTTGGCGGCGCTACATTTTTTCCACGGATCACAAAGTGATCGGCAAGCAGTACCTGTTTCTTTCCCTCTTCATGGCGCTGGTGGGCGGGTTGCTGGCCTACATGATGCGCTGGCAGCTTGCCTGGCCGGAGACGGCCATACCCGGCGCCGGCTGGATTCCCGAGCCGACCGCCTTCGATGGCGTCATTCCGCCGGAGTTTTACAATGCCCTGGTCACCATGCACGGCACCATCATGGTGTTCTTCGTCGCCATGCCCCTGCTGCTCGGTGGCTTGGGCAATTTTCTCATTCCCCTGATGGTGGGCGCCTCGGACATGGCCTTCCCCCGCCTCAACATGATGTCCTTCTGGACCTTCTTCACCGCCTCGATGGTCTTGCTCGCGTCCTTTTTTGTTCCCGGCGGGGCGGCTGCGGCAGGCTGGACCGGCTATCCCCCGCTCTCTGCCGACCCCACCTACACTGGCGTCGACTGGGGCATCACGCTCTGGTTGCTGGCACTGGCACTGGAATTCGCCTCCTTTCTGATGGGTGGCATCAATTTCCTCACCACCGCCATCAGCATGCGCGCCCCCGGCCTGAGCATGATGCGTCTGCCGCTGATGGTCTGGATGCAGATGTCCGCGGCCGTGGTGTTCATGCTCTCCGTCGGCCCGTTGATTGCCGGCGCGGTGTTGTTGCTGCTCGATCGCACCGCCGGCACCAGCTTTTTCGTGGCGACGCGCGGCGGCGATCCCCTGTTGTGGCAGCATCTCTTCTGGTTTTTCGGGCACCCCGAGGTCTACGTCATCCTGCTGCCCGGCCTCGGCGCCATTTTGGAGGTGTTGCCGGTGTTTTCCCGCAAGCCGGTGTTTGGCTACCGCCCGATCGTTTATGCCGCCATCGCGGCCAGCGTGCTCAGCTTCATCGTCTGGGCGCATCACATGTTCGTCAGCGGCATGAACTTCAAGCTGGTCATGCCCTTCAGCATCACCACCATCCTGATCTCGGTGCCGTTCACCCTCATCGTGCTGGCCATGATCGCCACCATCTGGCGCGGCGCCCTGCGCTTCACCACGCCGATGCTGTTCGCGCTCGGCACCCTGGGCGTTTTCATCGTCGGCGGCCTGACCGGCATTTTCCTGGGCTCGGCGCCGGCGGACATTTTCCTGCATGACACCGCCTTCGTGGTGGCACATTTCCACTACACCCTTTTTTCCGCCGTGATCTTCGGCGGTTTTGCCGGCATCTATTACTGGTTTCCCAAAATGTTTGGCCGGCTGATGAACGAGTTGCTCGGCAAGATTCACTTCGCTTTCACCTTTATCGGCTTCAATCTCGTCTTCGGCCCGATGTTTCTGCTGGGCATCGGCGGCCAGATGCGGCGCATCTACAATCCGATGCAATATGATTTCCTCAAGCCGCAGCAGCCGCTCAACGAATTCATCACCATCGCCGCCATCATTCTGTTGCTCGGCCAGCTTCCCTTCATCATCAATTTTTTCTGGAGCATGTTCCGGGGCAATCTCGCCGGCCGCAATCCCTGGCAGGCCAACACTCTGGAATGGGCTGCCCCCTCTCCCCCGCCCCACGGCAATTTCGAAACCCCGCCGCGCGTCTATCACAGCCCGTATGGCTACAGTCAGCCCGGCACCAGTGAAGATTGGCTGCCGCAGTATCAACCGCTCGAGAAAAGCACCGCGTAA
- a CDS encoding type IV pili methyl-accepting chemotaxis transducer N-terminal domain-containing protein, translating into MEKAFLRGMTRRYLFALGVLAIVALLSDHFLQKRIAAERGRAALINLSGRQRLLSQHLTLHALRLIHSRTPAERRHWRREMQHIMEEMADGMHDLLHGDTGRSPSGRPSAAIHALCFYPPHNLHQRLQVYLSAGRWLAQADDRTLTPRHPQWQYLAAASPALLQSLDELVNQQQREGEAAIAELHLLERSVVLITMVVLALMALFIFRPMVQRLREFFAERARAAAEREKLIAELQTALANVKTLRGLIPICASCKKIRDDHGYWNKLEDYIQQHSDADFTHGLCPECQNNFELSEG; encoded by the coding sequence ATGGAAAAAGCCTTTCTGCGGGGAATGACGCGCCGCTATCTTTTCGCCCTTGGCGTACTGGCCATCGTGGCCCTGTTGTCGGATCATTTTCTGCAAAAGAGAATCGCAGCAGAGCGCGGACGCGCAGCGCTGATCAACCTCAGCGGCCGGCAGCGTTTGCTCTCGCAGCATCTCACCCTGCATGCGCTGCGACTGATCCACAGCCGGACGCCGGCGGAGAGAAGACACTGGCGGCGGGAGATGCAGCACATCATGGAGGAGATGGCGGATGGCATGCATGACTTGTTGCACGGTGACACCGGACGATCTCCGTCCGGCCGGCCCTCCGCGGCGATTCATGCGTTGTGCTTTTACCCGCCGCATAATTTGCATCAGCGCCTGCAGGTGTATCTGTCCGCCGGCCGCTGGCTGGCGCAGGCGGATGACCGGACGTTGACGCCACGCCATCCGCAGTGGCAGTATCTTGCCGCCGCTTCGCCGGCGCTGCTGCAGTCACTCGATGAGCTGGTGAATCAGCAGCAGCGGGAGGGCGAGGCCGCCATCGCGGAGCTGCATCTGCTGGAGCGCAGTGTCGTGCTCATCACCATGGTGGTGCTGGCGCTGATGGCGCTCTTCATTTTCCGGCCGATGGTGCAGCGGCTGCGCGAGTTTTTTGCAGAGCGCGCCCGCGCCGCCGCCGAGCGGGAAAAGTTGATTGCGGAATTGCAAACCGCCCTGGCCAACGTCAAAACCCTGCGCGGCCTGATCCCCATCTGCGCCAGCTGCAAAAAAATTCGCGACGATCATGGCTACTGGAACAAACTGGAAGATTATATTCAGCAGCATTCCGACGCTGATTTCACTCACGGCCTGTGCCCGGAATGCCAGAACAATTTCGAATTGAGTGAGGGATGA
- a CDS encoding Rrf2 family transcriptional regulator: MLHLTMTGEYAVRAMLHLASQPLGAVIPIREISRAWDIPGTFLRKIVQLLTKAGLLLSQRGISGGVSLAKPAEQISLLEVIEAAEGRMVLNTCLLQPGACPRDRWCAVHLVWQEAQRSVEKVLRAYSLAGLAELSLAKRQQRGFPILSVGRRTPAEIVM; this comes from the coding sequence ATGCTCCATCTCACCATGACCGGCGAGTACGCGGTGCGCGCCATGCTGCATCTGGCGTCACAGCCGCTCGGCGCTGTAATCCCGATCCGGGAAATCTCGAGAGCATGGGACATTCCCGGAACGTTCCTGCGCAAGATCGTGCAACTCTTGACGAAAGCCGGCTTGCTGCTCTCCCAGCGGGGTATCAGCGGTGGCGTGTCTCTGGCAAAACCCGCGGAACAGATTTCACTGCTGGAGGTGATCGAGGCCGCCGAGGGCAGGATGGTGTTGAACACCTGCCTGCTTCAGCCCGGCGCCTGTCCGCGCGATCGGTGGTGTGCGGTGCATCTGGTCTGGCAGGAAGCGCAGCGCAGCGTTGAAAAGGTCCTGCGTGCGTATTCGCTCGCCGGGCTGGCGGAACTCAGCCTGGCAAAACGGCAGCAGCGCGGCTTCCCCATCCTGTCTGTGGGGCGAAGAACACCAGCCGAGATCGTAATGTAA
- a CDS encoding outer membrane lipoprotein-sorting protein: MINMLLKCVTALLLWPGGLLAQQRDEAVAIVRKMDALYRSTSSTGEMEMEIVTPHWQRTLRLQIWTEGMDKTFIRILAPAREKGVATLRRGSEMWNYLPNTNKVIKIPPSMMMSSWMGSDFTNDDLVSEFTLLKDFHFRLITPDTAQPGLLYLEAIPREGLPIVWGKIVTAVQKQDYLPVWEAYFDEKGRLMRVIHFKDVKLVGGRRLPTTLELIPQNKPGHKTVIRYRAIAFDVALDPGIFSLRHLQSR, encoded by the coding sequence ATGATCAATATGCTTTTGAAATGTGTGACGGCCCTGTTGTTGTGGCCGGGGGGTCTGCTTGCTCAGCAACGGGATGAAGCCGTTGCCATCGTGCGTAAAATGGACGCGCTTTATCGCAGCACCTCCAGCACCGGCGAGATGGAAATGGAGATCGTCACCCCGCACTGGCAGCGCACCCTGCGCCTGCAGATCTGGACCGAAGGGATGGACAAGACCTTCATCCGCATCCTGGCGCCGGCCCGGGAAAAAGGCGTGGCGACCCTTCGCCGGGGCAGTGAGATGTGGAACTATCTCCCCAACACCAACAAGGTCATCAAGATTCCGCCCTCCATGATGATGAGCTCCTGGATGGGTTCGGATTTCACCAACGACGATTTGGTGAGCGAATTCACCCTGCTCAAAGATTTTCATTTTCGCCTGATCACACCGGACACGGCGCAGCCCGGCCTGCTTTATCTCGAGGCCATTCCCCGCGAAGGCCTGCCCATCGTGTGGGGCAAAATCGTCACCGCGGTGCAAAAGCAGGACTATCTGCCGGTGTGGGAGGCGTACTTCGACGAGAAGGGCAGGTTGATGCGCGTCATTCATTTCAAAGACGTGAAGCTGGTGGGAGGGCGCCGCCTTCCCACGACGCTCGAGCTGATTCCGCAAAACAAACCCGGCCACAAGACCGTGATTCGCTATCGCGCAATTGCTTTTGATGTCGCGCTCGATCCCGGGATTTTCAGCCTGCGCCATCTGCAATCCCGTTGA
- a CDS encoding ABC transporter permease, with the protein MMVFTIALRNVFRQKRRTVLTALTLLGGMVLSALSIGLTDGTYATVIDLFTRTRLGHIQVHAAGYLDNPTLFKTIADFQRVGGLIAKVDGVEGWAPRLYSAGLVAVGEKSAGAQIIGIDPRREVMATHFHRKIIAGRNFTADTAPQAMVGRGLAQILQAKVGDEIVVVSQAADGSLANALYSLVGIIDSGDELNDRMAFYLPLAVAQELLMLPGRAHEIVVIVSELERVRPLAQEIAATLADPALAVAPWQEFARPFYEAMQMDQRGNWISLSIILLIVAIGVLNTVLMSVLERTREYGLLKAVGTRPAQIFTLVISEINVIAVAGIMAGAALSLILNAWLSRHGIALPQSFTFAGVEFTTMYATVNWRSILLPAVTVLLVANLASLFPSLKAARVAPARAMRLH; encoded by the coding sequence ATGATGGTGTTCACGATCGCCTTGCGCAATGTCTTCCGGCAGAAGCGCCGGACCGTGCTCACTGCACTCACCCTGCTGGGCGGCATGGTGCTCTCCGCACTTTCCATCGGTTTGACGGACGGCACCTATGCGACCGTCATCGATTTGTTCACACGCACCCGCCTTGGCCACATTCAAGTTCATGCCGCGGGCTATCTCGACAATCCGACACTGTTCAAAACCATTGCCGACTTTCAAAGGGTGGGCGGGCTGATCGCAAAAGTGGACGGCGTGGAAGGGTGGGCCCCCCGGCTTTATTCAGCGGGCTTGGTGGCCGTGGGAGAGAAAAGCGCGGGCGCACAAATCATCGGCATCGATCCCCGCCGCGAAGTCATGGCCACCCACTTCCACCGCAAGATCATCGCCGGCCGGAATTTTACAGCGGACACCGCGCCGCAGGCGATGGTGGGCAGGGGGCTTGCTCAAATTCTGCAGGCCAAGGTGGGCGATGAAATTGTGGTGGTTTCACAGGCCGCCGACGGCTCGCTTGCCAATGCGCTTTACTCTCTGGTGGGCATCATTGACAGCGGTGATGAGCTGAACGACCGCATGGCGTTCTATCTGCCGCTGGCGGTGGCGCAGGAGCTGCTGATGCTGCCCGGACGTGCGCACGAAATCGTCGTCATCGTGTCTGAACTCGAACGGGTGAGGCCACTGGCGCAGGAAATCGCCGCGACGCTCGCTGATCCCGCTCTGGCGGTGGCACCCTGGCAGGAGTTCGCCAGACCGTTCTATGAGGCGATGCAAATGGATCAGCGCGGCAACTGGATCAGCCTGTCGATTATCCTGCTGATCGTCGCCATCGGTGTGCTGAACACGGTTTTGATGTCGGTGCTGGAGCGTACGCGTGAATACGGTCTGCTGAAGGCGGTGGGAACGCGACCGGCGCAAATTTTCACACTGGTGATTTCTGAAATCAATGTCATTGCGGTGGCGGGCATCATGGCGGGCGCGGCGCTCAGCCTGATCCTGAATGCCTGGCTGTCGCGCCACGGCATTGCCCTGCCGCAATCCTTCACCTTTGCCGGCGTCGAGTTCACCACGATGTACGCGACCGTCAACTGGCGCAGCATTTTGCTTCCGGCGGTCACGGTATTGCTTGTCGCAAATCTCGCGAGTCTGTTTCCGTCGCTGAAAGCCGCGCGTGTCGCGCCGGCGCGTGCCATGCGGCTGCACTGA
- a CDS encoding FtsX-like permease family protein, with protein sequence MFFHFKLAWRNLFRNRRRSLLSGTAIGMGLAALIFVDALVLGMERNLIESATASFLGEGQIHRAGFRTSREVALTVNHAGEVLQRLQQEAVVAHAAPRVLAFGMITSPANVSAVTFAGIDPLREPPLSQIDEALVAGDYFRGRHSREIIIGSKLAELLEVGLDDRVVLTAARAPAAGREAQSGDLAQEMFRIAGIFHFNIRELDAGMVFLRLEQAQQLLGLAGGVHEIALKFTDARLARDQGHPFWQRYSQDGNEAVGWPVLLPQLQAVFELSAFGIYLTGLILFGVVALGIINTLFMALYERLFEFGVLRALGTRPGGMAALIICEAGALAILSIGLGCVLSLLVTGIVSKSGIDYTGVEYAGVTFRKLLYPVMTVRQYLFYPFWVFVFTALVAGYPALHAARLKPAEAMRRSL encoded by the coding sequence ATGTTTTTCCATTTCAAACTCGCCTGGCGCAATCTCTTTCGCAACCGGCGCCGGTCCCTGCTCAGCGGCACGGCCATCGGCATGGGGCTCGCCGCACTGATCTTCGTGGATGCGCTGGTTTTGGGCATGGAGCGCAACTTGATCGAGTCCGCCACCGCCTCGTTTTTGGGAGAAGGGCAGATTCATCGTGCCGGTTTCCGCACCTCCCGGGAAGTCGCGCTCACGGTCAATCACGCCGGGGAGGTGCTGCAGCGGCTGCAGCAGGAGGCCGTCGTGGCCCATGCGGCGCCGCGCGTGCTGGCCTTCGGCATGATCACCTCGCCGGCCAACGTGAGCGCCGTCACCTTTGCAGGCATCGACCCGCTGCGCGAACCTCCCCTGTCGCAGATTGATGAGGCGCTGGTTGCCGGTGATTATTTCCGCGGCCGCCACAGTCGCGAGATCATCATCGGCAGCAAGCTCGCGGAGCTGCTCGAAGTCGGCCTGGACGACCGCGTGGTGTTGACCGCGGCGCGCGCCCCCGCCGCCGGCCGTGAGGCACAGAGCGGCGATCTCGCCCAGGAAATGTTCCGCATTGCCGGCATCTTTCATTTCAACATTCGGGAGCTGGACGCCGGCATGGTTTTCCTGCGGCTGGAGCAGGCGCAGCAACTGCTGGGGCTTGCCGGCGGCGTGCACGAGATCGCCCTCAAATTTACCGACGCGCGCCTGGCACGCGACCAAGGCCATCCCTTCTGGCAAAGGTATTCACAGGACGGCAACGAAGCAGTGGGCTGGCCGGTGCTGTTGCCGCAATTGCAAGCCGTCTTCGAACTTTCCGCTTTCGGCATTTACCTGACCGGCTTGATTTTGTTCGGCGTGGTGGCGCTGGGCATCATCAACACCCTGTTCATGGCGCTGTATGAGCGCCTGTTCGAATTCGGCGTCTTGCGCGCCCTCGGCACCCGGCCCGGTGGCATGGCCGCGTTAATCATCTGCGAAGCCGGCGCTCTGGCGATCTTGAGCATCGGCCTGGGCTGCGTGCTCAGCCTGCTGGTCACCGGCATCGTCAGCAAGAGCGGCATCGATTACACCGGCGTGGAGTATGCCGGCGTGACTTTTCGCAAGCTGCTCTATCCCGTGATGACGGTCAGGCAGTACCTGTTCTACCCCTTTTGGGTCTTCGTCTTCACCGCGCTGGTTGCCGGTTATCCCGCGCTGCACGCTGCGCGGCTCAAACCGGCGGAAGCCATGCGCAGAAGTCTGTAA
- a CDS encoding ABC transporter ATP-binding protein — protein sequence MMGEGSRVVIQAEKLAKTYSDNGVPVPAVRGIDLTIHAGEFTAIVGPSGSGKTTLLHLLSGLDTPTAGEVWLNGKALARMSGRELSDFRRDHIGFIFQAYNLIPVLTVEENVEYVMLLQKVPKRERRGRVLRILQEVGLADLAHRLPPQLSGGQQQRVAIARAMVAKPSLILADEPTANLDSSTGAGLLDMMHRLNERTGMTFVFSTHDEMIMKRARRVITIKDGLIAGEERRDG from the coding sequence ATGATGGGTGAGGGTTCCCGGGTGGTAATCCAGGCGGAAAAACTTGCCAAAACCTACTCTGACAACGGCGTGCCGGTGCCGGCGGTGCGCGGCATCGATTTGACCATCCACGCCGGTGAATTCACCGCCATCGTCGGTCCCTCCGGCTCCGGCAAGACCACCTTGCTGCATTTGCTTTCCGGACTGGACACGCCCACGGCCGGCGAAGTCTGGCTGAACGGTAAAGCGCTGGCACGCATGAGCGGTCGCGAGTTGTCGGATTTCCGCCGCGACCACATCGGTTTCATCTTTCAAGCCTACAATCTCATCCCGGTTTTGACGGTGGAGGAGAACGTCGAATATGTCATGCTGCTGCAAAAAGTGCCCAAACGCGAGCGGCGGGGGCGCGTGCTGCGCATCCTGCAGGAAGTGGGACTGGCAGACCTGGCGCACCGGTTGCCGCCGCAGCTTTCCGGCGGCCAGCAACAGCGCGTTGCCATTGCGCGCGCCATGGTCGCAAAACCCTCGCTGATTCTCGCCGATGAGCCTACCGCCAATCTCGATTCCAGCACCGGCGCCGGCCTGCTGGACATGATGCACCGCCTCAACGAGCGCACCGGCATGACTTTCGTGTTTTCCACTCATGATGAGATGATCATGAAACGCGCCCGTCGCGTCATTACCATCAAAGACGGATTGATTGCGGGTGAGGAGAGGCGCGATGGCTAG
- a CDS encoding hemerythrin domain-containing protein, with product MKITDALLGEHAVFYVQFDYLEKNIPPAKDLALVKSQGTMLAVALETHAHLEDELLFVALEAHLDPKSGPLAVMRLEHEAIAQSLQLMQGTQEIAEARNLLLHTIQTARAHFAKEEQIIFRMAQNMLEAETLALLGAQWAARRSVLI from the coding sequence ATGAAAATCACCGATGCGTTGCTGGGAGAACACGCCGTTTTTTATGTACAATTTGATTATCTGGAAAAAAACATTCCGCCGGCCAAAGATTTGGCGCTGGTCAAAAGCCAGGGCACCATGCTGGCGGTGGCGCTCGAGACGCATGCCCACCTGGAGGATGAACTACTCTTTGTTGCCCTCGAGGCGCACCTGGATCCCAAATCGGGGCCGCTCGCGGTGATGCGATTGGAACACGAGGCGATCGCACAGAGCCTGCAGCTCATGCAGGGAACGCAGGAGATTGCCGAAGCGCGAAATCTCCTGCTGCACACCATTCAGACCGCGCGTGCCCATTTTGCGAAAGAAGAACAGATCATCTTTCGCATGGCGCAAAACATGCTGGAGGCGGAAACCTTGGCGCTGCTGGGCGCCCAGTGGGCCGCGCGCCGGAGCGTGCTGATTTGA